In Candidatus Glassbacteria bacterium, the sequence AGCAGGCTCACCCGGTTGGCTGTCGAGCTGGGCGAGCCGCTGTACCACGTGCTGGGCGAGGCCGACCGGGCAGAGGGTGTGGGCGGCAAGGTGGCCGGCACGGTGATGGAGCTGCACACGATGTTCGAGGACCTGCGCACCGCCTCCCGTACCGAGAGCGCAACCGCGGTGCTCCAGGAGCTGATCCGCCGCTCCGGCTACAACGACAGCATGGCCGAGCTGGATACGATCGAGGCCCAGGGCCGCATGGAGAATATCCAGGAGCTTGTCAACGCCGCCGAGGAGTACAGCGAGCGTTTCAGCGGCGAGGAGGGCGTGAGCTGCCTGGAGGGCTGGCTGGCCGAGACCTCGCTGGTCTCCGAGATCGATTTCCACGATCCGGACCAGGACTGCCTGACCCTGATGACCCTGCACAACGCCAAGGGCCTCGAGTTCCCGGCCGTGTTTATCACCGGTGTCGAGGAGGACCTCCTGCCGATCTCCCGCGCCTGGGAGGACGACGACGGGGAGGCGGTGGAGGAGGAGCGCCGGCTGTTCTATGTCGGGATCACCCGCGCCATGAAGCGGGTGTACCTCAGCTGGGCCTCCACCCGCAGGCGTTACGGAGTAATCACCGGCAGCGGTCCCAGCATGTTCCTGCGCGACATCCCCGACGAGCTGGTGGAGAAGGTCCCCAGCTTGCGCCGCCGGGCCGGTTCGTTCGGCGCCTATGCCCGCCGTCAGGCCGAAACGTTCGGCCGCGGAGGACGGGGCCGCAGCCCGATCGGGCCGCAGCCGCCCATTTTTGCCGCCCCCCGCGGCGACGGACCCGTCAACGGGGAGCAGCCGCAGAGCGCGGGAGAACCGGTGTTCGTGCCGGACCCGGGGGTGGATGAACCGAATTACCGCAAGGGCGAGCGGGTGGTGCACGGCACGTTCGGCAGCGGGACGATCCAGGAGGTTACCGAGAGCCTGGGCGACATCCGGGTCACCGTCCGCTTCGACTCCGGGTTCAGCAAGAAACTCGTACCCCGGTTCGCCCGGCTGCTGAGGGAGTAAATGGAGTATTTACAGAAGGAGCAATAAATATGAGCCAAGATTATAGTTCACAAAAGACTTATTTTGATTGGGTTAAAGAAGACGCAAAGGCTAGAAAAGAAGAATTAGAAAAGACCCTAAAGGCAGTTTTTTCTGCGTATCTTGAATTTCAGCAGGTTGAGGTTATTTGCTTCTCTGCAATGAGTGCGCATAAGTTAGCCAAAGCTTTATACCAAAAACCAATCATACTGAAGGCCTTGCTTGCTGCATGTAATATAGGAGAGCGTGCCCTGATTAGAGATTTGAATATATCTATTAGCACTTATGGGAAAAAAATATCACAAAGCAATGCTCAGATAATTGCGGGATATATAAAACCTTTTCTGCCTGATTATTTGGAACTTAATACTTTAGGGAAAATTGACCAGATATATTTCATTGATAAGGAAATCCGGAAGAAAAAGGGTACTTGGGAAAAAATAATCACTACTACACTGAATAAAGTCTGTAGAAAAGAATTTAAAAAAAGAAAATTTGAGATTGAAGGAGAGCAATTCGAAATAGATGCTGCCAGTCCAGCTAAAGGTGCAATACAAGTTGCCATTGACGTCAAAAGGATTGAGGCGAGAAGAGATATTCATAAACGGTGTGATGAAATTGCAAACAAGGCCTCTAAACTGAAAAATGCCTTCCCAGATTCTCTATTCTTTGCTGTTATCCTATTTCCTTTTCCTGAACAACACATCAATATTAAAAGCAGATTACAATCCAATAATATTAACAATGTCATATTCGCCGGAGACTCTAAAAGTTCAATCAATGATGCATGTAAGATGATAGATGCTCTTATTAAGGACAAGAATAAATGCTAAATCACACCAAACATTTTCTTATAAATGATGATGCTCGAAAAATATCTTACCTCGAAGATCAAAGTGTGCATTTAATACTTACATCTCCACCATATTGGACTCTAAAAAAATATAGAACTGAGATTGATCAACTAGGCAGTATTGAAGACTACGATCTTTTCGTCCTCGAATTGGAAAAAGTTTGGAAGGAATGCTTTAGACTATTAGTTCCAGGTGGTCGTTTGGTCTGCGTTGTTGGAGATGTATGTCTATCCCGCAGAAAATTTGGCAGACATCTGGTCGTTCCACTTCATGCTGATATTGTTACCAGTTGCAGAAAGGTCGGTTTTGATAACTTGAATCCAATTATTTGGCAAAAAATATCCAATGCCAATTATGAAGTTCAACGTGGTTCCAAATTTTTAGGTAAACCATATGAACCAAATTCAATTATTAAAAATGATTTTGAATTCATTTTAATGCAAAGAAAGCCAGGTGGTTATCGTAAACCAACAGAAGAACAAAGAAAGCACTCTAAAATTAGCAAATCTGACTTCAATAAATGGTTCAGACAATTCTGGAACTTGTCTGGTGCATCTACTAAAGATCATCCCGCACCTTTTCCTCTTAAATTAGCTTATCGATTGGTAAGTATGTTCTCATTTATTGATGATACCGTTCTTGACCCATTTTGTGGTACCGGTACTACTATGCTAGCAGCGATGCAAACAAATAGACATAGCATTGGCGTAGAAATTGATGCCGAATATTGCCAGTACACACTTAAAAGACTAAAGGCAGGATCAAATCAATTGTTCAGTAAATATGACATTAGATATTATTCTGCAGATGATTTGGATACCGTTAAACTCATAAAACAAGCCTGATCAATCCTAAATCATTTCCATTTTTTGTTGGCAAAACATCTGAACCATTCCCACGGGAGACCGCCATGAGCGACAACGAGAAGAAGATCGGCCGCCGCAAGTTTATCGCCGGTGCCAGCGCAGCGCTTGCCGCCGGCTCGCTGGGCGCGCCCCACGTGTTCGCCGCCAACGCCGACAAGCCCGCTATCCTGGGCGGCACACCCGTGCGCACCGAACCGTTCCCCTCCTGGCCGATGTACGA encodes:
- a CDS encoding site-specific DNA-methyltransferase — protein: MLNHTKHFLINDDARKISYLEDQSVHLILTSPPYWTLKKYRTEIDQLGSIEDYDLFVLELEKVWKECFRLLVPGGRLVCVVGDVCLSRRKFGRHLVVPLHADIVTSCRKVGFDNLNPIIWQKISNANYEVQRGSKFLGKPYEPNSIIKNDFEFILMQRKPGGYRKPTEEQRKHSKISKSDFNKWFRQFWNLSGASTKDHPAPFPLKLAYRLVSMFSFIDDTVLDPFCGTGTTMLAAMQTNRHSIGVEIDAEYCQYTLKRLKAGSNQLFSKYDIRYYSADDLDTVKLIKQA